Proteins encoded together in one Telopea speciosissima isolate NSW1024214 ecotype Mountain lineage chromosome 6, Tspe_v1, whole genome shotgun sequence window:
- the LOC122665623 gene encoding protein FAR1-RELATED SEQUENCE 5-like, with the protein MDNPMAIPDETKPQIGMHFNSESEAYEFYNSYGGRLGFSVRRKYGNKSKKDKTTITSRRFACNKQSIRKKDNCDIHTNCPREEMRTDCPARMGITLMENGKYQCHDFVEGHNHELHIPSTTHMMRSQWNISEIHGHGIDLADDSEIRPKAAFEYMGRQAGGRQNLGFTPKDHHNYLRSKRQRDLGYGEAASLLQYFTEQSRLDPSFSYAVQLDMDELITNIFWTDARMIIDYALFGDVVTFDTTFCTNKENRPFGIFSGFNHHRGLIIFGAALLYDETVESFKWLFKAFLETHRQNKPITIFTDQDAAMAKAISEVFNGT; encoded by the coding sequence ATGGATAATCCAATGGCTATCCCAGATGAGACTAAGCCTCAGATCGGCATGCATTTTAATTCAGAGAGCGAGGCTTATGAATTCTATAACAGTTATGGAGGAAGATTGGGTTTTAGTGTCAGGAGAAAATATGGAAATAAGAGCAAAAAAGACAAGACTACAATAACTTCGAGGAGATTCGCATGTAATAAACAGAGTATTAGAAAAAAAGACAACTGTGATATTCATACTAATTGCCCTCGAGAGGAAATGAGAACAGATTGTCCTGCTCGAATGGGCATAACACTtatggaaaatggaaaatacCAATGCCATGATTTTGTTGAAGGCCATAATCACGAGCTTCATATACCATCTACCACACACATGATGCGATCACAATGGAATATTTCAGAAATACATGGGCATGGAATTGACTTGGCTGATGATTCTGAAATTAGACCTAAGGCTGCATTTGAGTACATGGGTAGACAGGCAGGTGGGAGACAAAACCTTGGTTTTACACCAAAAGATCATCACAATTATCTCCGATCTAAGCGTCAGCGTGACTTAGGTTATGGTGAAGCGGCTAGTTTGTTACAGTATTTTACAGAACAATCTAGGTTAGACCCATCTTTTAGCTACGCTGTGCAATTAGATATGGATGAGCTTAtaacaaatattttttggacTGATGCGAGAATGATAATAGATTATGCCTTGTTTGGTGATGTTGTTACCTTCGATACTACGTTTTGCACAAATAAGGAAAATAGGCCGTTTGgaattttttctggttttaaccATCACAGAGGACTCATTATATTTGGGGCAGCTCTTTTATACGATGAGACGGTGGAATCATTCAAATGGTTGTTTAAGGCATTCTTGGAAACTCATAGGCAGAACAAGCCTATAACCATTTTTACAGATCAAGATGCTGCAATGGCAAAGGCAATTTCAGAGGTGTTTAATGGGACATGA